One Plasmodium coatneyi strain Hackeri chromosome 14, complete sequence genomic window carries:
- a CDS encoding Vps16-like protein yields the protein MNTNEWNTIDNTHYGKQKLSSMLWSGEDVLQDGVACSGHLGLIAVLRNKDKFDVYKKEDNLKIYTNIGRLISSCKLNSDGLICFGWNKNNDLVFLFKDNIVRVYSCFCEKIFVFSLDENIKNEGILYGSICEEGIIIITERLNVFVNYYFNGNNCVKYPSVDLKGKPNCVCSLEEEHLKEELNIEHNYFDSRPNNELLRLNIKNYITNPFDSKKDNESEGGKPKNNTLTESSDNYNDDYGCSDNLEVSSKKGGQKKGKRTIMKISAYDLNKKEDTKSASKNNATSKKEEKELNIHLLIALCNGGFVLMNKHRFKYYETDSISPYVNMCVSKSGTILAFLSDSGVIKIFLTKNLNKCIEETVLDGKKSIKQIVWCGDDCLAVYTPMITPSNYIQHMLFIGGPKNQWIPYQYRSDLFLIGDIYGVKIISKENCEYISRIRKSTFNIFSIGSCTPSAMLFYSYEKYKNGNICLDDEIRAFNNNLHVAIDECLNAATHEYSESVINLLLQTSLFGKNFMKSNYDCKKFLLTCLYLRICMNVRRPPLDIFLTASELQNISIPTFVKYIAKRKEYLLAYRICEYAGIKTDRILIEWCKEKIEKSIELTDEQLCAAITDKIGNKKNMDYSYIAFVAAKCLRPQLATIIIQYEENKKKQIDMLLKLANYGLAMEKAILSKNIELVYMCIVNILNQEKVNANGERELSTLIDVFNKNAQAANCFYTYCKRTKQYNLLKEYYEKSGQHSKAAFVTLDLALSKKNLDQKKTWLAYAAGFLTTDQMNSHMKFVHKSLMNNIDLLNYQKELEIKYNKKSVIGYPHKIQGLSLMSTVEYTLSVGEFLDADHIFKKFKISEPKFWRCKIHALAKNKYFDELYNFANYRVSPIGMDYFIECAHEYGSLPLTIKLIQKIKDLNLQHKWFTKLNMQNEADSVLEEIKAQKMTTSSLLQTISDAISNIR from the coding sequence ATGAACACGAATGAGTGGAACACCATTGACAATACCCACTATGGGAAGCAGAAGCTGAGTAGCATGCTATGGAGTGGAGAAGATGTGCTGCAGGATGGTGTAGCCTGTTCAGGGCACCTCGGGTTAATTGCCGTTTTGCGGAACAAAGACAAGTTCGACgtttacaaaaaggaagataatttaaaaatctACACCAACATTGGAAGGCTAATATCCAGCTGCAAATTAAATTCAGATGGGCTAATCTGCTTTGGTTGGAACAAAAACAATGACCTGGTTTTTCTATTTAAAGATAACATCGTGAGGGTATACTCCtgtttttgtgaaaaaatttttgttttttccctcgatgagaatataaaaaatgagggTATTTTGTACGGATCGATCTgtgaggaaggaataattatAATCACGGAGCGATTGAATGTTTTTgttaattactacttcaatgGAAATAACTGTGTTAAATACCCTTCGGTGGACTTGAAGGGGAAACCCAATTGCGTGTGCTCCTTGGAGGAGGAGCACCTGAAGGAAGAGCTCAACATCGAACACAACTACTTTGATAGCAGGCCCAATAACGAACTGCTCAGACtgaatattaaaaattatattaccAACCCGTTTGACAGTAAGAAGGATAATGAGAGTGAGGGGGGGAAGCCAAAAAATAATACCCTCACGGAAAGCAGTGATAACTATAATGATGACTACGGCTGTAGTGATAACCTCGAGGTGTcctccaaaaagggggggcagaaaaagggaaaaagaactaTCATGAAAATATCTGCGTACGAtttgaacaaaaaggaagacacaAAAAGCGCATCAAAGAATAATGCTACTtcaaagaaagaggaaaaggagttGAACATACACCTGTTAATTGCCCTATGCAACGGTGGGTTTGTCCTAATGAATAAGCATCGCTTTAAATATTACGAAACAGATAGTATATCCCCCTATGTtaatatgtgtgtgtccAAGTCGGGCACCATTTTGGCCTTCCTCTCAGATAGCGGCGTcatcaaaatatttttaacaaagaatttaaataaatgcaTAGAGGAAACCGTTttggatggaaaaaaaagtatcaaGCAGATCGTCTGGTGTGGCGATGACTGCCTGGCAGTGTACACGCCAATGATAACGCCATCGAATTATATACAACACATGCTGTTCATTGGGGGACCAAAAAATCAATGGATCCCCTACCAGTACAGAAGCGATTTATTCCTTATAGGTGATATTTATGGAGTAAAAATTATAAGCAAAGAAAATTGTGAATACATTAGCCGAATTAGAAAATCCACATTCAACATTTTCAGCATTGGTAGCTGCACACCATCTGCAatgcttttttattcatacgaaaaatacaaaaatgggaacatcTGTTTGGATGATGAGATACGAGCCTTTAATAACAACCTACATGTAGCCATTGACGAATGCTTAAATGCAGCTACACATGAATATAGCGAAAGCGTTATTAATCTCCTCCTACAGACGTCTCTCTTTGGGAAGAATTTTATGAAATCCAATTATGATTGcaagaaatttttattaacttGTTTATACTTACGCATTTGTATGAATGTGCGAAGACCCCCGTTGGATATTTTCCTCACGGCATCGGAGTTACAAAACATAAGTATTCCCACCTTTGTGAAGTATATTGctaaaaggaaggagtacCTTTTGGCATACCGCATTTGTGAATATGCAGGAATTAAAACGGACAGAATACTGATTGAAtggtgtaaggaaaaaatcgaGAAATCGATCGAACTGACAGATGAACAGCTCTGTGCAGCGATAACAGACAAAATTGggaacaagaaaaatatggatTATTCGTACATTGCGTTCGTTGCTGCGAAATGTTTGCGCCCGCAGTTAGCCACCATCATCATTCAGTATGAAGAgaataagaagaaacaaatagACATGCTGCTTAAACTAGCCAATTACGGATTAGCCATGGAAAAGGCCATCCTTTCTAAGAACATCGAACTTGTCTACATGTGtattgtaaatattttaaatcaAGAAAAGGTTAATGCCAATGGAGAAAGGGAGTTGTCCACCCTCATTGAtgtttttaacaaaaatgctCAGGCAGCCAATTGCTTCTACACTTATTGCAAAAGAACCAAACAGTACAATTTGTTGAAGGAATATTACGAAAAGAGTGGGCAACATTCAAAGGCCGCCTTTGTAACCTTAGATTTGGCCCTTTCGAAAAAGAATTTAGATCAAAAGAAAACCTGGCTGGCATACGCAGCTGGATTTCTAACCACCGACCAAATGAATAGCCACATGAAATTTGTCCACAAATCCTTGATGAATAATATCGACTTATTGAACTATCAAAAAGAActagaaataaaatataataaaaaatccGTCATAGGGTACCCACATAAAATCCAAGGATTATCTCTGATGAGTACAGTAGAGTATACCTTATCAGTTGGGGAGTTCTTAGACGCAgatcatatttttaaaaaatttaaaatttccgAACCGAAATTTTGGAGATGCAAAATACATGCACTtgctaaaaataaatattttgatGAACTGTACAATTTTGCCAACTATCGAGTTTCACCAATAGGAATGGATTACTTCATCGAATGTGCTCATGAGTATGGCTCCCTTCCCCTAACCATCAAActaatacaaaaaattaaggacTTAAATTTGCAACACAAGTGGTTCACCAAGCTGAATATGCAGAACGAGGCCGACAGCGTGCTGGAAGAAATCAAGGCGCAGAAAATGACCACAAGCTCGCTCCTCCAAACCATTTCGGACGCTATATCGAACATACGCTAG
- a CDS encoding 3-hydroxyisobutyryl-CoA hydrolase — protein MQKLGLRLHLGEAKRGRRGFHHYVVKPERGGSLFCASHFCTVHSSPKKANPQRELNGAPFCERRQTSSFFSRARNNCSVDGKGRNEIFFEKMEKKNSKTFHLTRQSVSTKKATTVDSANRGQMNEAEKAKNAEEETLLNNGGEDKMASRKGKNENSDPLIDLELSEVWSKKTLLLNFKNSVFEIILNRPEKLNAINKDMINGLLNIVKSLNNDDRCNIIVIRSINTTCFCSGSDVKDIVQNKEKGMQHLKQLYMYIHYLSKMKKPILCIWNGYAMGGGLGISMYAKFRIINKKAIFAMPENKIGFFPDVSCCYFFKKYFGRNIGLHLGLTSLRLNEVDLVNFKICSNYVEDVDELLNDIYKIGKTKQDEFDTKLANVLDKYPPKVTTDTKPVLTEELISNIEKYYSSVTSLDDLVSRLKKDQDDNPFCQQTLDAINQNCYSSCNLWFEYFLYSYDKPLEEVLDNDFKITQHFMYHTDTFEKGVTELLVKKNKSFKWSSSWECDDVQVGPSVEDILTNNGMLSIRGEFT, from the coding sequence ATGCAAAAATTAGGGTTGCGACTCCATCTGGGAGAGGCCAAGCGAGGAAGACGGGGCTTTCACCATTATGTAGTCAAGCCCGAGAGGGGCGGCtctcttttttgtgcttcccatttttgcacagtCCATTCTTCTCCCAAAAAGGCCAACCCACAGAGGGAGTTGAACGGCGCTCCCTTCTGCGAAAGGAGACAAACCAGCAGCTTCTTCAGCAGAGCGAGAAACAACTGTTCCGTcgatggaaaaggaagaaatgaaatattttttgaaaaaatggaaaaaaaaaatagcaagaCGTTCCATTTGACGAGGCAAAGTGTATCCACTAAAAAAGCAACCACAGTCGATTCTGCAAATCGTGGACAAATGAACGAAGCggaaaaggcgaaaaacGCGGAAGAAGAGACACTCCTCAACAATGGGGGTGAAGACAAAATGGCCAGtcgaaaggggaaaaacgaaaatagTGACCCACTCATAGATCTAGAACTGTCCGAAGTGTGGTCTAAAAAAACACTCCTTCTAAATTTCAAAAATAGTGTATTCGAAATAATATTAAACAGGCCAGAAAAACTAAACGCAATTAACAAAGACATGATTAATGGATTGTTAAACATTGTGAAAAGTTTAAACAACGACGATAGGTGTAACATTATTGTGATTAGAAGCATCAACACGACCTGCTTCTGCTCAGGTTCTGATGTCAAGGACATTGtccaaaataaagaaaaagggatgCAGCATTTGAAGCAACTCTACATGTATATTCACTATTTgtcgaaaatgaaaaaacccattttgtgcatatgGAATGGTTATGCTATGGGAGGGGGGCTTGGAATTTCCATGTATGCAAAATTTAGGATAATAAATAAGAAGGCCATATTTGCTATGccggaaaataaaattggcTTTTTCCCCGATGTGAGTTGctgctacttttttaaaaaatattttggaaGGAATATTGGTCTTCATCTAGGGTTGACTTCCCTACGATTGAATGAAGTCGATTTAGTGAACTTTAAAATTTGCAGCAACTATGTCGAAGACGTGGATGAACTGCTGAACgatatttacaaaattggGAAGACAAAGCAGGATGAGTTTGATACTAAACTCGCCAACGTTTTAGATAAGTACCCACCCAAGGTCACTACAGACACGAAACCCGTACTTACTGAAGAACTGATTAGCAACATTGAAAAGTACTACAGTTCGGTTACTAGTCTAGACGATCTTGTTAGCAGATTGAAAAAGGACCAGGATGACAACCCATTTTGCCAACAAACCCTTGACGCTATAAACCAGAACTGCTACTCCAGTTGTAACTTATGGTTTGAATATTTCCTTTACAGTTATGATAAACCCTTGGAGGAGGTCCTAGACAACGATTTTAAAATTACACAACATTTCATGTATCACACCGATACGTTCGAGAAGGGCGTAACTGAGCTGcttgtgaagaaaaataaatcctTCAAGTGGAGCTCCTCGTGGGAGTGTGACGATGTGCAAGTCGGTCCAAGCGTGGAAGACATTCTAACAAACAACGGGATGTTGTCCATCCGTGGGGAATTCACATGA